TTATGAGACGGCCAACCTGTTTAACCTCGATGTGGACCTGATTTTTTACGACACCACCACGGCTTCATTCCATATTGACCGTGAGGATGAACCCGATCACGAAGCAGGCTCCTCCCTTAGAAAATACGGCCACAGCAAAGAAGGATTCTGGGCGCCCCAGGTGGTGGTCGCTCTGGCCGTGACCCGGGAGGGTATTCCGGTTCGCAGCTGGGTGTTTCCAGGCAATACCTCCGATGTTTCCACTGTGGAGAAAGTCCGCGCGGATCTCAGGGGCTGGAAGCTCGGCCGCGCTTTATTTGTGGCGGACTCGGGCATGAACTCGGCCGATAACCGCGCCGAGCTGTCCAGAGCCTGCGGCAAATACCTCCTGGCATGCCGCATGGCCGGCGTAAGCGAAATCAAACGCGAGGTTCTCACCAAACGGGGCCGCTTCACTTCTTTCACCGACAACCTGCGGGCAAAAGAAGTCATTGTGGGCGACGGCGAACGGCGTAAACGCTATATCCTGTGCCACAACCCCAAAGAAGCCGAGCGTCAGCGAAAGCGCCGGAACTTGATCGTGGCCATGCTGGAAGCCGAACTCGGGTCCCATAAAGACACATCCGCCACCGCGCAATGGGCCATTAACCTTTTGGCTTCACGTCGTTTCAAGCGGTATCTGCGCGTCACAAAGGGCGGCAAGGTCCGCCTGGACCGGTCAGCGATACGGGAAGCCGGAAAATACGACGGCAAATGGGTTTTGGAAACCAATGACGACTCCATCAGTCTTGAAGACGCCGCCAGAGGATACAAAGGCCTGATGGTCATTGAACGCTGTTTCCGCTCTTTGAAGCGAACCCAGATCAAGATGACGCCGATGTATCACTGGGCCTCAAGGCGCATCGAAGCGCATGTGAAAATTTGCGTGTTCGCCCTGATGATCGAACGCATAGCGGAAAGAGCCTGCGGCAGGCCCTGGCACGAAATCCGACGCGCTTTGGGTGAGCTTCAGGTTACAGAATTTTTTAATTTAAAAAATCGTGTGCTTATGCGCAATGAACTCCCGCAGAAAACCCGCAACATTCTCAAATTGTTAAAGATCAAAACACCAAAACAGGTTTTGGAGATGGAAAAAATCCCGAAAAACGGGCCAAAACCGTAGACACACGCCGAATATCATTCATTCCCGAAAAGCCCCGTGTGGCATACGTTTGTGCGAATTCGTGTTTTTACAAAAATCAAACCCAAG
The DNA window shown above is from Candidatus Desulfarcum epimagneticum and carries:
- a CDS encoding transposase, which encodes MYLRSTKRVNKDGSVVEYYQLAHNERHPKTRKPVARIIHNFGRADRLDRQELVRLCKSIARVCGLIVTDPYEELPTDSAQSSSSAFPDDLKIGKTRELGCPLAIEALWERLGIKKTLNDICEAKGLRVPYERALLAMTANRLCEPESKLGVWDRWLSKVHMPSCDGLKLKNMYDAMDILHENAAEVEETVFYETANLFNLDVDLIFYDTTTASFHIDREDEPDHEAGSSLRKYGHSKEGFWAPQVVVALAVTREGIPVRSWVFPGNTSDVSTVEKVRADLRGWKLGRALFVADSGMNSADNRAELSRACGKYLLACRMAGVSEIKREVLTKRGRFTSFTDNLRAKEVIVGDGERRKRYILCHNPKEAERQRKRRNLIVAMLEAELGSHKDTSATAQWAINLLASRRFKRYLRVTKGGKVRLDRSAIREAGKYDGKWVLETNDDSISLEDAARGYKGLMVIERCFRSLKRTQIKMTPMYHWASRRIEAHVKICVFALMIERIAERACGRPWHEIRRALGELQVTEFFNLKNRVLMRNELPQKTRNILKLLKIKTPKQVLEMEKIPKNGPKP